One Methanococcus aeolicus Nankai-3 DNA segment encodes these proteins:
- the queC gene encoding 7-cyano-7-deazaguanine synthase QueC: MKAVCVLSGGLDSAVCMAMAKSEGLELYSITFDYGQRAVKKEIIASKKLSELFGAVHKVVELPFVKDFSSSALTKKEEEVPTIKNSELDNLEKATETMEKVWVPARNMILFSISSGFAEFVDAKYIYTGLNVEEGATFPDNTEEFLNRFNSVLEYGTLNKVKMKSPLYKYSKKEIVKIGKKLEEKLNVEFLKYSYSCYHDNKTDFLHCGTCESCMRRKRAFKEAGVEDPTEYIL; encoded by the coding sequence ATGAAGGCTGTTTGTGTTTTAAGTGGTGGGTTGGATTCTGCTGTATGTATGGCAATGGCAAAATCCGAAGGTTTAGAATTATATAGTATAACTTTTGACTATGGGCAAAGGGCAGTTAAAAAAGAAATAATAGCTTCAAAAAAACTATCTGAATTATTTGGGGCAGTTCATAAAGTTGTGGAGCTCCCCTTTGTAAAAGATTTTTCTAGTAGTGCATTAACAAAAAAGGAGGAAGAAGTCCCAACAATTAAAAACAGCGAATTAGATAATTTAGAAAAGGCGACAGAAACCATGGAAAAAGTATGGGTTCCAGCTCGAAATATGATATTATTTTCAATTTCTTCGGGATTTGCTGAATTTGTTGATGCCAAATACATATATACAGGATTAAATGTAGAAGAGGGAGCAACTTTTCCAGACAACACAGAGGAATTTTTAAATAGATTTAATAGTGTTCTTGAATATGGGACACTTAATAAGGTAAAAATGAAATCTCCACTATATAAATATAGCAAAAAAGAGATTGTAAAAATAGGAAAGAAGTTGGAGGAAAAATTAAATGTAGAATTCCTTAAATATAGTTATTCATGCTACCACGATAATAAAACCGATTTTTTACATTGTGGAACTTGTGAAAGCTGTATGAGGCGAAAAAGAGCATTTAAAGAAGCTGGGGTTGAAGACCCTACGGAATATATATTATAA
- the sucD gene encoding succinate--CoA ligase subunit alpha, translating to MILLDENTKAVVQGITGKQGSFHTKNMVECGTNIVAGVTPGKGGMELYEIPIYDTVLEAVKKHDANASIIFVPAPFVKDAAYEAIDAGIKLVIIITEHVPVNDAIDIISYAKSNNVHVIGPNTPGMASPKVGKLGIIPMNVIKEGKIGMVSRSGTLTYEIANELSNNGFGQSSCIGIGGDPVIGLSYIEILEMFENDPDTDAVVMIGEIGGSNEEIAAEYVKTMKKPVIAYIAGQTAPEGKTMGHAGAIIEKGVGTAESKMKTLEQAGAFVVRTISEIPKVLKEVL from the coding sequence ATGATACTTTTAGACGAGAATACTAAGGCAGTAGTTCAGGGAATAACGGGGAAACAAGGTAGTTTCCACACAAAAAATATGGTAGAATGCGGAACAAATATTGTAGCAGGAGTTACCCCTGGAAAGGGAGGAATGGAATTATATGAAATACCAATATATGACACAGTGTTAGAAGCAGTTAAAAAACATGATGCCAATGCATCAATTATATTTGTTCCAGCCCCATTTGTAAAAGATGCGGCCTATGAAGCAATTGATGCAGGAATTAAGCTAGTAATAATTATTACAGAACATGTGCCTGTTAATGATGCCATAGATATAATTAGTTATGCTAAATCAAATAATGTCCATGTGATTGGACCAAATACTCCGGGAATGGCATCTCCAAAAGTTGGAAAATTAGGGATTATTCCAATGAATGTTATAAAAGAAGGAAAAATAGGAATGGTTTCAAGAAGTGGAACACTCACATATGAAATAGCAAATGAATTATCCAATAATGGATTTGGACAGTCCTCCTGTATTGGTATAGGGGGAGACCCAGTAATAGGATTAAGTTATATAGAAATATTGGAAATGTTTGAAAATGACCCCGACACAGATGCAGTAGTAATGATTGGTGAAATAGGGGGTAGCAATGAAGAAATAGCTGCTGAATATGTAAAAACAATGAAAAAACCAGTAATTGCATATATTGCAGGTCAGACTGCACCAGAAGGTAAAACCATGGGACATGCTGGAGCCATTATTGAAAAAGGAGTGGGAACAGCAGAAAGTAAAATGAAAACACTCGAACAGGCAGGGGCCTTCGTAGTTAGAACAATTTCAGAAATACCAAAAGTATTAAAAGAAGTATTGTAG
- the trxR gene encoding F420-dependent thioredoxin reductase — MVYDLIIIGAGPAGLTAGIYGMRAKLNMACIEKENEGGKIAEAGAVENYPGFENIKGYELAQNFSNHAKKFGLNIIHDNIQNIDTTARPFKIMGDNETYKANAIILATGTKDKKLGLNEDEFVGKGVSYCATCDAFFYVGKEVIVVGKGTPAVMSALNLKDIVKKVILITEEPEIKAAEPIMLERLNNSENIELITNAKPLKIIGENKVEGLLISLNGDEKEIKSEGIFITMGHIPNSEYLKDSGIELTKRGFVKVDKNCKTNIEGIFACGDIAGGILQVSKAVGEGAVALASASRYLDKLDSK; from the coding sequence ATGGTTTATGATTTAATAATAATTGGGGCAGGTCCCGCAGGTTTAACCGCAGGGATATATGGAATGAGGGCAAAATTAAATATGGCATGCATCGAAAAGGAAAACGAAGGAGGGAAAATAGCCGAGGCAGGAGCCGTTGAAAATTATCCTGGATTTGAAAATATAAAAGGATATGAATTAGCCCAAAATTTTTCAAATCATGCAAAGAAATTTGGATTAAATATAATCCACGACAATATACAAAATATTGATACAACAGCAAGACCATTTAAGATAATGGGAGATAATGAAACATATAAAGCAAACGCCATAATATTGGCAACAGGAACAAAGGATAAAAAATTAGGATTAAATGAGGACGAATTCGTAGGAAAAGGGGTAAGCTATTGCGCAACTTGCGATGCTTTCTTTTATGTTGGTAAAGAAGTAATTGTAGTTGGAAAAGGAACTCCTGCGGTTATGTCAGCACTAAATTTAAAAGACATCGTAAAAAAAGTAATACTTATAACAGAAGAACCAGAAATAAAGGCTGCCGAACCAATCATGCTGGAAAGATTAAATAATTCAGAAAATATTGAATTAATCACAAATGCTAAACCTTTAAAAATAATTGGGGAAAATAAGGTAGAGGGGCTATTAATATCTTTGAATGGGGATGAAAAAGAAATAAAATCCGAGGGCATATTTATTACTATGGGACATATTCCAAATTCAGAATATTTGAAAGATAGTGGGATTGAATTAACAAAAAGAGGATTTGTAAAAGTGGATAAAAACTGCAAAACCAACATAGAAGGAATATTCGCCTGCGGAGATATTGCAGGGGGTATTTTGCAAGTATCAAAGGCAGTTGGAGAAGGAGCTGTAGCTTTGGCAAGTGCTTCAAGATATTTGGATAAATTGGATAGTAAATAA
- a CDS encoding 4-phosphopantoate--beta-alanine ligase, which translates to MMVPKTHPRYKSLLNREKVVEAFDKGILAKAGLTAHGRGESFDYLIGEKTTTEALHSIKVASAVLLLAENPVISINGNTIALSKHDIVELSEELNGKIEVNLFYRTKEREENIKKAFEEDKEIYNKIKNKKIKLLGLDPATTNKQIKNLDSLRGKVSEEGIYSADVVLVPLEDGDRTEALVNMGKTVICIDLNPLSRTARKSTITIVDELTRCIPLLTKYVKEYKQKDKKELENIVKNYDNNQNLKSILNYISNRLKNMEI; encoded by the coding sequence ATTATGGTTCCAAAAACACATCCAAGATACAAATCATTATTAAACAGAGAAAAAGTGGTGGAAGCATTTGATAAGGGAATTCTTGCAAAAGCAGGATTAACGGCACATGGGAGAGGCGAATCTTTTGATTATCTCATTGGCGAAAAAACCACTACCGAAGCATTGCATTCTATCAAAGTTGCGTCAGCAGTGTTATTATTGGCAGAAAATCCTGTTATATCCATAAATGGAAATACTATTGCACTATCAAAGCATGATATTGTGGAACTCTCCGAAGAATTAAATGGAAAAATAGAAGTAAATTTATTTTATAGGACAAAAGAGAGAGAAGAAAACATAAAAAAAGCATTTGAGGAAGATAAAGAAATATATAATAAAATAAAGAATAAAAAAATAAAATTACTTGGTTTGGACCCTGCAACTACAAATAAACAAATAAAGAATTTAGATAGTTTAAGGGGAAAAGTTTCAGAAGAAGGAATTTATAGTGCTGATGTTGTTTTAGTTCCTTTGGAAGATGGAGATAGAACAGAAGCATTAGTAAATATGGGAAAAACTGTTATTTGTATTGATTTAAACCCCCTTTCACGAACAGCAAGAAAATCCACAATAACAATCGTAGATGAATTAACTCGATGTATTCCTTTATTAACAAAATATGTAAAGGAATATAAACAAAAAGATAAAAAAGAACTTGAAAACATTGTAAAAAATTATGATAATAATCAAAATCTAAAAAGTATATTGAATTATATATCAAATAGATTAAAAAATATGGAAATTTAA
- a CDS encoding fibrillarin-like rRNA/tRNA 2'-O-methyltransferase, with protein sequence MEKVKLKEIFNNIYELKSDDGLKRIATKSLVPSKRIYGEKLITGEDNLEYRIWNPNRSKLGAAIVNGLKTMPIKKGSKVLYLGVSAGTTPSHVADITENSPVYSVEFAPRIMREFLDVSKDRKNLIPILGDATNPVEYSNVVEEVDVIFEDVAQPKQAEILVNNAKWFLKEGGYGMISIKARSVDVLRNPKEIFEEQKQILIEGGFEIVDEVNIEPFEKDHILFVGIWNKQ encoded by the coding sequence ATGGAAAAAGTAAAACTTAAAGAAATATTTAATAATATTTATGAATTAAAGTCAGATGATGGATTGAAAAGAATAGCCACAAAATCGTTGGTCCCGTCAAAAAGAATATACGGGGAAAAATTAATTACTGGCGAAGATAATTTAGAATATAGAATATGGAACCCAAATAGAAGTAAATTGGGTGCTGCAATAGTAAATGGATTAAAAACAATGCCAATAAAAAAAGGCTCAAAAGTGCTGTATTTGGGAGTATCCGCAGGAACAACACCATCGCATGTTGCAGATATAACCGAAAATTCCCCAGTTTACTCAGTAGAATTTGCACCGAGAATTATGAGAGAATTTTTAGATGTCTCCAAAGATAGAAAAAATTTAATCCCAATACTTGGAGATGCTACAAACCCAGTTGAATATTCAAATGTAGTTGAGGAAGTTGATGTGATTTTTGAAGATGTAGCACAACCAAAACAGGCCGAAATTCTTGTAAATAATGCAAAATGGTTTTTAAAAGAGGGCGGCTATGGAATGATTTCAATTAAAGCGAGAAGTGTTGATGTACTAAGAAACCCCAAAGAAATATTTGAAGAACAAAAACAAATATTAATAGAAGGGGGTTTTGAAATAGTAGATGAAGTGAATATTGAGCCTTTTGAAAAAGACCATATATTATTTGTTGGGATTTGGAATAAACAATAA
- a CDS encoding diacylglycerol/polyprenol kinase family protein — translation MKELYRQLIHLIFGLIIAFAVLCFGKIIIYPLFIILFIGIFLYFYLKNNYLIIISELHEICSRNNENGRGAILFIIGLLIMLIIIPDIKIIFYSILVLAVGDSLATIVGINGKLKIKYFKKTVEGFLAFFISSSLILYYGFGTVGIVMAFIGAFMELISEKIKIDDNLLLPVGIAIMLELIKH, via the coding sequence ATGAAAGAATTATATCGACAGCTAATTCATTTAATATTTGGTTTAATAATAGCATTTGCAGTACTATGTTTTGGAAAAATAATAATATATCCATTATTTATTATATTATTTATTGGAATATTTTTATATTTTTATTTAAAAAATAACTACCTTATTATAATCTCGGAGCTCCATGAAATTTGTAGTAGAAATAATGAAAATGGAAGGGGGGCCATATTATTTATAATTGGATTATTAATTATGTTAATCATAATACCAGATATTAAAATAATATTTTATTCTATTCTTGTGCTTGCAGTGGGGGATTCCTTAGCCACAATAGTAGGAATTAACGGAAAATTAAAAATAAAATATTTTAAAAAAACCGTAGAAGGATTTTTGGCGTTTTTTATTTCCTCTTCATTGATATTATATTATGGATTTGGAACTGTTGGAATAGTTATGGCATTTATTGGTGCCTTTATGGAGTTAATAAGCGAAAAAATTAAAATAGATGATAACCTATTATTGCCTGTTGGTATTGCCATTATGTTAGAATTAATAAAACATTAA
- the bioA gene encoding adenosylmethionine--8-amino-7-oxononanoate transaminase produces the protein MNNNLNPKKIIEMDKKFVWHPYTQMKEYNQNPNNIIIERGEGNYLIDIRNKKYLDAVSSIWCNLLGHSEKRIINAIKEQADKICHSTLLGCGNVPSTILAEKVINITPPHLKKVFYSEDGSEAVEIAVKMAFEYCQLKDSKNNKDNNNNNQTAQPQRTKFVSVKEGYHGDTIGTMSVGGSSTFHGMFKPLLFNGYFANTPYCYRCQYHNFKDTDDRNKCGCEMDCLKEMLNLIESHKEELFCVILEAGVMGSAGIIPYPDGYIEKVAELCKKHNIILILDEVATYGRLGKYLFSDNETLKKLNKPDIICIGKGITGGYLPLALTITTEEIYNEFLGDFKDCVQFFHGHTYTGNQLLCASAIATLDVLEDDKIFENTKDKIKYLHNSMDKLKELNNVGDIRKKGFMIGIELVKDKETKEPFPYEFKAGYKVADKLLEKGIYMRPIFNTIIIVPPLTITAEEISFLVDGLYNSIKEIFE, from the coding sequence ATGAACAATAATTTAAATCCTAAAAAAATAATTGAAATGGATAAAAAATTTGTATGGCATCCATATACCCAAATGAAAGAATACAACCAAAACCCCAATAATATAATAATTGAAAGAGGTGAAGGAAATTATTTAATAGATATACGAAATAAAAAATATCTTGATGCTGTTTCTTCTATTTGGTGTAATTTATTAGGACATAGTGAAAAAAGAATAATAAATGCAATTAAAGAACAGGCAGATAAAATATGCCATTCCACATTATTGGGTTGTGGAAATGTTCCATCAACAATATTGGCGGAAAAGGTAATTAATATTACTCCCCCGCATTTGAAAAAAGTATTTTATTCAGAAGATGGGTCGGAAGCTGTTGAAATAGCTGTAAAAATGGCTTTTGAATATTGTCAATTGAAAGATAGTAAAAATAATAAAGATAATAATAACAATAACCAAACAGCACAACCTCAAAGGACAAAATTTGTTTCTGTAAAAGAGGGATACCACGGGGACACAATTGGAACAATGAGTGTAGGGGGGAGCTCCACATTTCACGGTATGTTTAAACCGTTGTTGTTTAATGGATATTTTGCAAATACTCCTTATTGTTATAGATGCCAATATCATAATTTTAAAGATACAGACGATAGAAACAAATGCGGTTGTGAAATGGACTGTTTAAAGGAAATGTTAAATTTAATAGAATCCCACAAAGAAGAACTATTTTGCGTAATTCTTGAAGCTGGAGTTATGGGCTCAGCAGGTATAATTCCATATCCAGATGGATATATCGAAAAAGTTGCAGAGCTCTGCAAAAAACACAATATTATATTAATATTAGATGAAGTTGCCACATATGGGAGACTTGGAAAATATTTATTTTCAGACAATGAAACCCTTAAAAAATTAAATAAACCAGATATAATATGTATAGGAAAAGGAATAACTGGCGGTTATTTACCATTAGCTTTAACAATTACAACGGAAGAAATATATAATGAATTTTTAGGGGATTTTAAAGACTGTGTGCAATTTTTCCACGGGCATACCTATACAGGAAATCAACTATTATGCGCCTCTGCAATTGCTACCCTTGATGTATTGGAAGATGACAAAATATTTGAAAATACAAAGGATAAAATAAAATACCTCCATAATTCAATGGACAAATTAAAAGAACTGAATAATGTTGGAGATATTAGGAAAAAAGGATTTATGATAGGTATAGAACTTGTAAAAGACAAAGAAACAAAAGAGCCATTCCCATATGAATTTAAAGCAGGATATAAAGTCGCAGATAAATTACTTGAAAAAGGAATATATATGAGACCAATATTTAACACAATTATAATAGTCCCCCCTTTAACCATAACCGCCGAAGAAATATCATTTTTGGTTGATGGATTATATAATTCAATTAAAGAAATTTTTGAATAA
- a CDS encoding SPFH domain-containing protein → MYLEIFVGLIILYIIIKSMVIVNQYELGLVFRLGKVSRVLAPGVNLLIPLIENPVRVDVRTKVIDVPSQEMITRDNAAVSIDAVVYYRVIDVKRALLEVQNYQYAIINLTQTTLRAIIGSMELDEALNNREYINTKLSETLDKDTDAWGVKVEKVELREIEPPTDIKNAMTQQMKAERLKRAAILEAEGEKQSKILKAEGIAQSLRIEAEGQAKAIKIVAESAQQYFKDEAQLYKALEVSRDVLKENTKYVISENIIDIAKKFIKK, encoded by the coding sequence ATGTATTTGGAAATATTTGTTGGATTGATAATATTGTATATTATCATAAAATCAATGGTAATAGTTAATCAATATGAGCTTGGTTTAGTATTTAGATTGGGTAAAGTTTCACGGGTTCTAGCTCCGGGGGTAAATTTACTTATTCCATTAATTGAAAATCCTGTACGGGTAGATGTAAGAACAAAAGTAATAGATGTTCCTTCTCAAGAAATGATTACCCGAGATAATGCGGCCGTTTCAATTGATGCTGTGGTATATTATAGGGTAATAGATGTAAAAAGAGCACTATTGGAAGTTCAAAATTATCAATATGCCATAATAAACCTTACTCAAACCACACTTAGGGCAATTATCGGAAGTATGGAGCTTGATGAAGCGTTGAATAATAGGGAGTATATAAACACAAAATTATCTGAAACCCTTGACAAGGATACAGATGCATGGGGAGTTAAAGTTGAAAAGGTGGAGCTCCGAGAAATAGAGCCACCAACAGACATAAAAAATGCAATGACCCAGCAAATGAAAGCCGAAAGATTAAAAAGAGCGGCGATATTAGAAGCAGAAGGAGAAAAACAAAGTAAAATATTAAAAGCAGAAGGTATTGCCCAGAGTTTAAGGATAGAAGCAGAAGGGCAGGCAAAGGCAATAAAAATTGTTGCAGAATCGGCACAACAATACTTCAAGGACGAAGCACAATTATATAAAGCGTTGGAAGTATCCCGAGATGTATTAAAAGAAAATACAAAATATGTAATATCTGAAAATATAATAGATATTGCAAAGAAATTTATTAAAAAATAA
- a CDS encoding coenzyme F420-0:L-glutamate ligase: MDLTATPIKTKYIKENDDFVEEVINSLKRDINEGKINIENGDFIILSEKFVSTSENNLVDEKEASPKFWAYFCYYWSKYLWGYILGPLLKTRKDRIKNLRKMPKKETIRHKQIVIDNVGLRYALKPASEGGIDLTNVPGTYASLLPENPKKSAEKVYNAIKKELSVDVVLIIIDTDATYRFYKWYITALPIASEGIISKVGVLGYIIGKLGGLFKIGGLCGATPLTIVGNEIHKKYDLRELLYISNLADTSQVPFVKSIHDVMKKHNSFEITAEILREMEHTPIVLIKDKNKDKRR; the protein is encoded by the coding sequence ATGGATTTAACTGCTACACCAATTAAAACTAAATATATAAAAGAAAATGATGATTTTGTAGAGGAAGTAATTAATTCCTTGAAAAGAGATATTAATGAAGGAAAAATAAACATCGAAAATGGAGACTTCATAATATTGAGTGAAAAATTTGTTTCCACAAGTGAAAATAATTTGGTAGATGAAAAAGAAGCATCTCCAAAATTTTGGGCATATTTTTGTTATTATTGGTCAAAATATCTTTGGGGCTATATTTTGGGCCCATTGTTAAAAACACGAAAAGATAGAATAAAAAATTTAAGAAAGATGCCGAAAAAAGAAACAATAAGGCATAAACAAATAGTAATAGATAATGTAGGGCTTAGATATGCCTTAAAACCTGCATCAGAAGGGGGCATTGATTTAACAAATGTCCCGGGAACTTATGCCTCTTTACTACCTGAAAATCCAAAAAAGTCGGCGGAAAAAGTATATAATGCCATTAAAAAAGAATTATCCGTTGATGTTGTTTTAATTATAATTGATACAGATGCCACATATAGATTTTATAAATGGTATATCACTGCCTTACCAATAGCATCAGAGGGCATAATATCAAAAGTTGGAGTATTGGGCTACATCATTGGTAAATTAGGCGGATTATTTAAAATAGGAGGATTATGCGGAGCCACACCACTAACAATAGTTGGAAATGAAATTCATAAAAAATATGATTTAAGGGAGCTCCTCTATATATCCAATCTTGCCGATACCTCCCAAGTGCCTTTTGTAAAATCTATCCACGATGTTATGAAAAAACATAATTCGTTTGAAATCACGGCGGAGATATTACGGGAGATGGAACATACTCCGATAGTTTTAATAAAGGATAAAAATAAAGATAAAAGAAGATAA
- a CDS encoding IMP cyclohydrolase, with product MYIGRFLVVGKTQQGKPFVSYRVSSRSFPNRKAVINNTNDTVAILPNDLNDMFANPYIAYNCIKIVGNTVIATNGTHTDIIADKIKLELPIRDALALSLIAMDYEKDDYNTPRIAVVLNENTAYMGYVADNDIRIKEVPLKDGLAYYLSTYECCRISTEHQNIVVDGENPEEICKFVMDYEKFEKPVCCATATIDGDIELGTL from the coding sequence ATGTATATTGGAAGATTTTTAGTGGTTGGAAAAACACAGCAAGGAAAACCATTTGTATCTTATAGGGTATCAAGTAGGAGTTTCCCAAACAGAAAAGCCGTAATAAATAATACCAACGACACAGTGGCAATTTTACCAAATGATTTAAATGATATGTTTGCAAATCCATATATCGCATATAATTGTATAAAAATAGTAGGAAATACAGTAATAGCAACAAATGGAACACATACAGATATTATTGCAGATAAAATTAAATTGGAGCTCCCTATCAGAGATGCTTTGGCACTATCTTTAATTGCCATGGACTATGAAAAAGATGACTACAATACGCCAAGAATAGCCGTAGTTTTAAATGAAAATACAGCATATATGGGGTATGTAGCGGATAATGATATAAGAATAAAAGAAGTCCCCCTTAAAGATGGATTGGCATATTATTTAAGCACCTATGAATGTTGTAGAATTAGCACGGAACATCAAAATATTGTAGTTGATGGAGAAAATCCAGAAGAAATTTGTAAATTTGTTATGGACTATGAAAAATTTGAAAAACCGGTGTGCTGTGCAACGGCAACTATTGATGGAGATATCGAATTAGGAACTCTTTAA
- a CDS encoding NfeD family protein, with protein MGMSLGQIFMLIGLGLILLEVITPGLYFPAIGIALLIYGVFLIYLPSLALPTAILSGLITIYIMYRLVYGVGADIKIGADRFIGREITLTEDLDDQNYGSIIIDNEQWYIKSKSAGKRLKKGDIVKIVGIEGVSLIVENIDDIEHI; from the coding sequence ATGGGCATGAGTTTAGGGCAAATATTTATGTTGATTGGATTGGGATTAATACTATTAGAGGTAATTACTCCGGGGCTTTATTTTCCTGCAATTGGAATAGCTTTATTGATATATGGGGTATTTTTAATATATTTGCCATCGTTGGCATTACCAACGGCAATATTGTCAGGACTAATTACAATATATATTATGTATAGGCTTGTGTATGGGGTAGGAGCAGACATAAAAATAGGGGCAGATAGGTTTATTGGTAGGGAAATCACACTAACGGAGGACTTAGATGACCAGAATTATGGTTCTATCATAATAGATAATGAACAATGGTATATAAAGTCAAAATCAGCAGGGAAACGGTTGAAAAAGGGGGACATCGTTAAAATAGTTGGTATTGAAGGTGTGAGTTTGATAGTCGAAAATATTGACGATATTGAACATATATAA
- a CDS encoding tetratricopeptide repeat protein, producing the protein MFWEEIIKKGIEYLKNKQYDKAIEEYKKALEISPDKEKWHINNNMGFCYLLKEEYDKAIKYHKKALEISPDKEKWQMNNNMGFCYHSEEEYDKALEEYNEACEISPDKEKWQINDNLGFRDHLLKEEYDKAIKYYKKALEISPDDKKWSIYNNLSLCHLLKEEYDKAIKYYKKALEISPDDKKWSIYNNLSLCHRLKEEYDKAIKYYKKALEISPDKEKWQINDNLGFCYQLKEEYDKAIKYHNKALELSPDDKKWSI; encoded by the coding sequence ATGTTTTGGGAAGAAATTATAAAAAAAGGAATAGAATATTTAAAAAATAAACAATACGATAAAGCCATTGAGGAATATAAGAAAGCACTGGAAATCAGCCCCGATAAAGAAAAATGGCATATAAATAATAATATGGGGTTCTGTTATCTATTAAAGGAAGAATACGATAAAGCCATCAAGTACCATAAGAAAGCACTGGAAATCAGCCCCGATAAAGAAAAATGGCAGATGAATAATAATATGGGGTTCTGTTATCACTCAGAAGAAGAATACGATAAAGCCCTTGAAGAGTATAATGAAGCATGTGAAATCAGCCCCGATAAAGAAAAATGGCAAATAAATGACAATCTAGGTTTCCGTGATCATCTGTTAAAAGAAGAATACGATAAAGCCATTAAATATTATAAGAAAGCACTGGAAATCAGCCCAGATGATAAGAAATGGAGCATATATAACAATTTGAGTTTATGTCATCTGTTAAAAGAAGAATACGATAAAGCCATTAAATATTATAAGAAAGCACTGGAAATCAGCCCAGATGATAAGAAATGGAGCATATATAACAATTTGAGTTTATGTCATCGGTTAAAAGAAGAATACGATAAAGCCATTAAATATTATAAGAAAGCACTGGAAATCAGCCCCGATAAAGAAAAATGGCAGATAAATGACAATCTGGGTTTCTGTTATCAATTAAAAGAAGAATACGATAAAGCCATCAAGTACCATAATAAAGCATTGGAGCTTAGCCCAGATGATAAAAAATGGAGTATATGA